The DNA segment gctcggcgacagaaatagacattgcggtggtacctacccaggcggacactccCGTGAGAAACCTAGCAGTaagaaatatcttaaataaatgcatccAATTATCACGCATAATAGTTGTGTATTTAGaacggtaaaaaaaaatttgccacGACCCCGTATCGTTTCATTGTAATTGGTTGAAATACTAACACGTGATTGACGCATTGATTCCTCGACCAATCGCAAACATGAAAATTAAGCGACATCGGCTTGCGAGTTGCGTTTTTTGGGACGTTCTAAGGGACCTGACTGTATAAGTGAACACTAAAATTTGTCGCAGTATGAATCCTCCTAGCCAaattttcggccacggcggccaatctcaacggagaacagccaggtacgcaggagatattgtacTGCACCAgggtgtgcgcaatacacagatgcactctctgttcctacACTCTCAATAcagtgagacagcaatccgacatgtccggagagagatcaggcgcaggacgaACAGCTTTACGTTCTTTCCGAGTTGACGGTGTgacacggaggtatcacaccgccaacttccttaCTCCGAGCTGCAACTCAGTTTGTCTGTCAGCTGTCTCCGTAAAGAGAATGAAACAAGGCTTTTGTTGCAAAACCAcctcaagttttttttaatgtgcgAAGTGACCCCATCGCGTCTGATGGTAAGACGAGAGAATCATCTCTTGTCTCTCGTCAAAATTGTGTCTGCCGAGGGGTAAATATCAATTTACCTTTCAgcattcgacacaattttgacggcctgttggaattggatttacataggctgattccggaacgcgacacactgacgtgggccactatggcatgTTTTATGCACCTTgcgtatggtggtcgctatccggactgatataaaatatatcctaccaccagcaaaatatgcTGTGTAATGCTGAtgtttatagattatttattttatacccatTTAATTGATCATAATTTGtcttacgtagtatttgtattcccTTTGATAATTTGCGTCTTGCGCCTTATGTTGCTAGTGTGCAACAAccattaagtaaaataaaaataagattaatggAAAGAGGAGACAAAcgattttaaagtataaatgcaatttcacggatatatttttaaaaaatgatcaTACAttggataataataaattaaaatatgtcaacACAATAATCACAAATGTATGACATAACCGCGCACATTTAACCCAATTTTCCGTagctttttacttttatatctgAAACAATTATGTTTAATCTTCAgatattcaaacaaacaagtagatatattttcattataatacaattaatattttatggttgATATATGGCAACTATTTTCTTTGAAAGCAAATGAACCTGGCAATTCTAAGTACTTCATATACTGTATATAGGcgacatatttaaaaactacgCGAAATTGGGTATTAttgcttaaattataattattggagAAACGAAACTAATTCAGTCACTTCCCATtcctttatataattttatattgaacagTATATTGCTATGTGCCGCAGTTATGCGTTTAACGAACATAATTAGACTACATCACACCCCATCTAATTGTGAAACAagcactaaattaaaataaattatttataaattcataaattacgAGGCACTATCATAAATACCTATAccaattaactataatattgcTAGTTTTGTGTCTggaatcaaattaataaaaatatatacttttgatatattttcGTAATGTCATGTgactaaaaatttaatattttattatcagaaTTTACGGCGCACTCAAATAAGTACCTACCACACGTACGTAGGGTCTAGGAACAATAAGTTTATGGTAATACCTCAATCAACATGCGACGtacttgcaaaaatatttttaaattctaacaaatatattatggtatattttaatgtcattacaaaaagtttatatattatgtaaatgattATATAGTTCTAGtgatacaatatacaaaatttaataaggctttttatcattgatattttttataagcaatCGTGATTTATGTCATGAAcccatattatatttaccttATTAAAAGAACTAATTATATTGTGACTTAGCAGTCGTAGACAATCTAAAAACTGATGTTCTCACACCTTATCCCAACTGGAAGAGATCTAAAGTATACTCAATCACAAGCTTTTATTGCTGTATTATTGCATGAATCACAGGCATCTGAAGCACCGTCAATGAACTTTACAGCGATGCAAAACAAGTCGCACGTTGAAGAGACGAAGTCCTCAACCCTAAATATTACGAGGGAATAATGTATAACTCAGAGCTTAGGATCGGCGCTGTCGCTGGGGCCGGGTGTAGCGGCGTGCGGCGAGTGCGGAGAGTGCGGAGAATGCGGAGAATGCGGAGAGTGTGGTGCGTGCGGTACGTGCGGTGCGTGCGGTGCGTGCGGTACGGGCGGTACGTGCGGCACGTGCGGAACGTGCGGTGCGTGTAGTATTTGCGGTGCGTGTAGTACATGCGGCGCGTGCGCTACATGCGCTGCGTGCGGTGAGTGATGCGCATGCGGTGCAGAAGCCGCGTTCTCCAGGTCGAGGCGCTCGTGCTCGCGTGCCACCATGGCTCGCAACTCATCCTGGAAAATTCcacataattatagtttaatgaTTGCACACAATGACAATTGAAAATTTCAGGTTCCATTTTCATGTGGAACAGCATTTATTATGGTACCACTCACCCCCCACCCAAGTCTGTCGGCTACATCCTGGCACCCCTCATCACAATCACCCAGGCGCGCCACGTCCCTGACAGCGTCTTCGTCCAGCTGCAAACCACCGCCCACGAGCCCTATCAATCGATACAACGGCGATCTCGTCCCAGCCTTTTCACGGTTGATGAGCAGCCTTGGACACCAGTCTGGAACCctgggaaaaaatatttcatattatttatatagtacaattgtattaaaaataaaaattgttacattttaaagGAAGGATATTAGGTTTTaggattcatttttaaagtCAGTactaatcataaaaaaaaaaaaaaagtaaacatgaTACTTACATATCAATAAGGGATGCAAATGGTTGCACTTCTAACGATGAACCCATAATGATTAGCATATCACAATGTTCAAAATCTTGTTGAAGGCACTCTTGGAAGCGGTCAGGGAGGCTTTCTCCAAAGAAGACAATGTCTGGCTTCACAATCCCAGGGCATGCTGTGCAAATCGGTAATTGATCGGCGAATATGcgctctaaaataaaaaaaaaataatgctataAGTTTCGCCTTTTTCTAATTGTATGTCcattattataaacacaattaAGGGTAAATAAAAAGGCTTGGTGTTCATTGCCATATTGAGAAACCATTAAGGACTTTTAACACACTATGTCCACATATAGTTCTTCCGATATGGCTGGACACAAAGCGGtgcatgcaatttttttttcaaaataaatctgCGAGATCCTTAAAAGTGTATTGTGTTGCCCACATATGACACCATTCCCACACTTGGTATTTATTCCACATATTACGGTAGGTTAAAGAAGTATCCATAATATAACAACTAAACATACCTTTAACAAATTCAAGTGTATACTCCTTGCGACAGTCAAGACAGTGTGCAGTATAAAAAGTGCCGTGTGCTTCTACTAACTTATCTGCTGGAATGCCTGCCACCCTTTCTAGCGTGTCTATATTCTGGGTGTAGTGACGCAGCAGCAGACCTGCAATGTTTGATTATGACACAATATATTGGGCATtgacctaaatatattttaataattcctatgaaaaacactaaataataaaaaaaaaaaaaaaattttttgttacatgtaattaattagGTAAAAGACATCTATTTCTATTAattggatataaaaaaatactgttttttacAATTACCTTTCTCATGTAGCAATCTGATGAAGTAATGTGATATAGTTGGTTTGAAGCTTCCTGGGAACAATTCTTTTGCTAGTGTAAAGAATGGTTTTGGGTTTTGCCTGaagaaatttatttcaaatattgcttgCGGATCAGgcagattatatttttgtagattgTGGTACAATCCTGTTTCAGGACTACGAAAATCCGGAATCCCAGCAGCTGGAAATATAATTCCAAGTAGTTTGTATTATTTGCTCAAAATATAGCTGCTTTACCATGCCATAATCATTGTAATGCAGCCAAAATTGGTTATAGCGTCATTGAAGGGACCACCCAATCTAAAACCTATATCAAATTGAGAATCTCTTGCTTTTTTGTAGTcagttgataaaaaaaaattaaaaaaaagtttttgtttacaagaaaaatattatgacaaacgGTGATTATAGCTGTTAAACATCATTGATCATTTAAACCGATAGTCCTTGAAGTGATGTATTTACATAAGTGTTTATTTAGAGCTTCAGATGGGACTTCCTAATTTACTTGTTATAACTAGCTTCAACTGTATATTTAATCCACCTTttgatgctttttttttttataacacctaaaaatataagcatGTCGATGATACAAttgtatttaagaaaatattaaaattataaaaaaaataaccataactTCTTGgtcagataaataattaaaatttttgtttgtgaTATTTATGTAACCCATATGGCTTTGTTTACTGTTATCATCCCacattatagataaaaattatcACAACACTACAATCAATAACTATTAAtccaaaagataatatttttttgacaattatttGAGTAGTTTTGGAgtatatatattcatatttgtatTGACCAAAATTTTGTATAGACAGTTATTACAGTGTTTATCTCTATGTATTCATCTTTACCATATCTTTTACcctaattattttgtttattataaaaatcttgaTTACTACAATTGCCATCAAAATGGTCCATGTGAATCCAGAATATGATACAAACATGGAAAGTTGTTGCCATTACATTAATTGTAATCTGAGTTTCTATAGTtgtttcatgtatttattataacttaatatatcATTAGCTGCTTTAGAGTCTTTATGCCAGCTTTATTTGCAGCAAAGAAAAGTTGAGGATGACAGGGCAAAGTTGTATTATGTCTAGTgagactactggacataataagacttaacatctcatgtctcaggatggcaagcacagtagaataccaaacaatactttgcaattcaaaggttggatggtgtttctactgcgtATGGGCGGCTgtattgcttactatcaggtaaaTGGCTTGCTGATCTTCATTctaagcaataacaaaaaaaaggtgTTCATTACAATCCCAAAGGAATTTTGTTGTGTTCCTAATAAGCTTAGGTTAACTGATAAAAGAACAAAAAGTGATTTTGCTCTCAAgcgatatgaaaatatattattcatttaaaacatggttaaaacaaataaaaaaatattcaagagcTGAGATCATAATCaacaattaatacattaaacGCTCCTTCTTCATggtttttgtatttacattttcaCTATTCGTGGGAAAAAGATGCAACCAAGATATACTTACTACAAAATATActcgttaaaaaaaatctgcaataTTCTAATATGTGCATTGCCAATTGAGTATTTCTGCCTCGTACCTAgacagattttataaaaaatgtgatgAACTGGCACCACCATATCAAGGCTGATTATGGATTAACGCCTTTATATAAACTTTCTATACCTGTAGTAtgacaaactaattttatttccattggACCGTTTTTATGAATTTGACAGGAGCGGTTAGGTTGTTTGTTGAATTGGCGATTAACAGAGTAAGCTTCTCGCCTCTGACACATGGCTCTTGATAgagcaaaatataaaagttgCTTTGTCTACAAGCAATAACAACATTTTCAAACCTGTTTTAAAAGGTGATAGTTATACCTAATATTTCTTGAAGTTTCTGTTACTCAATAAACTACATTTACAAGGTTTTTTATGGTCTACCAGGAATGCATTGTTTGAACCTcaatgtaaaaactattttagatGTTGTTATGCGgcttcaaatacattttttcttttacaatagACATTCTATTCCAACgacaatatgaaaatatataaacccATTTCATATCATTTTCACTAAAAATGCCATACTGTTGTTTAGTAATCAATCTTTGCCTAAacctcataataatattgttagaaacatacattttattttttttagatttgaaTGTTTTGTCTAAATtccatacaaattacaatttctgAATTCGCAGCATAATTTTAGAAGGTAACCCCCACAAATAAAGAACTGTTactgtacttattttaattattcaaaattgtagaatttatgaataaaacttaatttaagtataaataatatccacTTTACAAATTCATAAATGTAAGCTAATATATTTTGGGATGGTATAAATTCTTCACAGatatttatgcaaattagtATCATGATATTCTGAGCAGAATAGTGTGTATTCCCGGTATTATCaagataataacaaaaaatatatattaaaaaacctaATTATTTGGTACTttgaactattataattttaaaacttagaaTTTGGTGAATTACGATTTAATCATGAAAACCTATGGGTAGGTACTTACAAGTCGATATGCCAGCTCCTGATagcgttattatatttttgcatcTATCACTTTTTATCCAATTTACTATGCCGTCCAAGGAGACCTCATCCAAGACTTTGTCGACCTGCGCTGGGGGTTCTGGTGGCTCGTAAAATCCTAGTTTCTGAGCCAAATATCGTCGGATCGAATCAACATCCAAATCGCGAATTCTAGAGCCCAAGCTCTCTATAGGATTTGGCGGGATAGTCGGCGGAACATCAGATGAATCTTCTCCTAAAAACACAGCCTTGTACACTTTgtcgattattatttatattggttATTTATAGGAATAACACTCACCATCACTTTTCCCTGGAGGCGAATTAGCGGACATTTTACGTAAAAACAGAAAATTGCGTCTTGAAACCTTTGTCCACTTTTGCCACGGTTTATTTGACAGATAAATAACGCGCATTCTCGGAATTAGTTACGATAGAAATAATCAAAGTCCATcgtctattttaaattatattacgtaaCAAATTCACTCGCCAATATGCAAGTGTATTCATACCCaacttgttaaaataatattttatatatagtaaacTAACTTTTGAACTTGTTGTTGGCTACGATATCAAAATCATATTTGTTTCTGAACGTAAATCAAGTAACTAAAATTGAGAGATTCACTTTTCAAGCTAGCTTTGTAAACGGTAATTCTTTTTAAACTCTCATCTACTTAGGtaaaggttttaaaataataatgccgagcttatatacaataataaataaacaataaatataatataatgaataaaattgcaTAATGAGACCATTGCAAATAATAAACTAGTGGTAATCGTtgtaatttataactattaatttaagaaaGCGCATTATGAAAAAGTAAAACACTTCCGTTGCACAAATAATAGAAAATCCAACTAAAATTCCACCGAAACCACCCAGGTTACCTGCAAaaagataatatgttttttaggCTGTTTAACCCTTTTTCTCTAAAAGTTAGAATATGACATGTAGGGTATGCAAATCATCgatgtataaattaatacgatacaagtaaatattatagtcCGCTCAATAATAAACGAGTTATTGTGGTTGGACCGAATAAATTGTACCTGTAACTTTATAGTTAGTATTGATTACATTATTAAAGAAGGTATGCGATACCTGAATATATACACGCCTAGTCTTGCTCATAGCAATATTTGATTTGTACGAATTATTGCTTGAATGAATGGAACTGCATTGCattaattgttacttataagttatttttattgctgttttcatagaaggatttctttttcgtgttattttgctattacgtacatacatataagCAGATTGCTTCAGCAGGGAAGTTGTATGTAACGTATGCGGTACGACACTGTGTCATGCTGAGGTCCCGATCCTAGGTCGAGCACTGATATAGGGTTTTTCTGCGCGGTACCAGCCCGGATTCTAAAATAtttgctcgatatggcgatgaGCTGTTgcccatcacatcatggcacGGAAAAATGATGATGAAACTTTGCCTCTACCTATCTCGTTGAgggtaaaggcgtgatgtgtgtttgttttgtttttatagataGACTAGATATTGTAAGAAATGAAACGTAGATACTTACccctttacaataattttaattaagtaggtcattatttactaataaaaattatatcttacTTAGCACTTCAAACCAATATGACACCACATCTAATCTGTCTACCATTCCGTCAGCTGTAGATTGATATATGgccaaaatacatttatcagttaaattcatattttcgcTACAACAATAAAGAATGCtaagtttaattttacacaataccGTGTTACATGCATGGTTTTAATACTTAGTTGTACCTTTAGGCATCTAGGTTATTACATAGAgctataacttaaaattatttttttaaaatattgacttaTCTACCTAGTGaaattttctaacaatattttttcgtattacttatctatactaatattataaatgtaaagtttatgagtttgtttgtaggagataatctctggaactatcgaatcgatttagaaaattctttcacaaatagaaagctacattacttctgagtgctataagtaacatattatttttcaatccacgaaaacctttttcacgcgggcggtgTCGCGATCATAAGCTAGCTTAGAATTAACAACACTGAGTTATTTGTCTTACAGGATACTGTAGGGGTATGCCTTATTTTTGTGGTTCTCTTCAATGGTTAGTGAAGTTTTAAATGATTGAACGCGATGGTGAGTGAGTTCGCA comes from the Manduca sexta isolate Smith_Timp_Sample1 chromosome 13, JHU_Msex_v1.0, whole genome shotgun sequence genome and includes:
- the LOC115454639 gene encoding NAD-dependent protein deacetylase sirtuin-2; amino-acid sequence: MRVIYLSNKPWQKWTKVSRRNFLFLRKMSANSPPGKSDGEDSSDVPPTIPPNPIESLGSRIRDLDVDSIRRYLAQKLGFYEPPEPPAQVDKVLDEVSLDGIVNWIKSDRCKNIITLSGAGISTSAGIPDFRSPETGLYHNLQKYNLPDPQAIFEINFFRQNPKPFFTLAKELFPGSFKPTISHYFIRLLHEKGLLLRHYTQNIDTLERVAGIPADKLVEAHGTFYTAHCLDCRKEYTLEFVKERIFADQLPICTACPGIVKPDIVFFGESLPDRFQECLQQDFEHCDMLIIMGSSLEVQPFASLIDMVPDWCPRLLINREKAGTRSPLYRLIGLVGGGLQLDEDAVRDVARLGDCDEGCQDVADRLGWGDELRAMVAREHERLDLENAASAPHAHHSPHAAHVAHAPHVLHAPQILHAPHVPHVPHVPPVPHAPHAPHVPHAPHSPHSPHSPHSPHSPHAATPGPSDSADPKL